In Gemmatimonadaceae bacterium, one genomic interval encodes:
- the hemL gene encoding glutamate-1-semialdehyde 2,1-aminomutase, which yields MRRSREIFPGGVNSPVRAFGGVGGNPVVARSGKGAYVCDADGNEYIDFVLSWGPLVLGHAHPMVLDAIHNAMHDGTSFGMPSELEVQLAELIRLRMPHVEMLRFVSSGTEATMSAIRVARAFTARDAIVKFAGCYHGHADSFLVRAGSGVATLGLADSPGVPAALASLTLTAPFNDLAATRDLVRTAKGGVAAIIVEPVVGNAGFIAPTAEFLPGLREIADEWGALLVFDEVMTGFRIAPGGAQERFGVTADITTLGKVIGGGLPAAAYGGRREIMERVAPAGPVYQAGTLSGNPLAMAAGLATLTALTRDLHEIIERRTATLVSGLREMGARLGVPITAESAGSMWGFFFSDAPVHDFESAKGSDMKMFRRFFHAALDRGVYLAPSAFEAGFMSAAHGDAVVGHALSRMEDAMLSARA from the coding sequence ATGCGCCGCTCGCGCGAAATTTTCCCAGGCGGGGTCAATTCCCCGGTGCGTGCTTTCGGCGGCGTTGGTGGCAATCCGGTAGTAGCGCGTAGCGGCAAGGGGGCTTATGTCTGCGACGCCGACGGCAACGAGTACATAGACTTTGTCTTATCATGGGGGCCGCTCGTACTTGGCCACGCGCATCCCATGGTGCTGGACGCCATCCACAACGCGATGCACGACGGCACCAGTTTTGGAATGCCGTCGGAGCTCGAGGTGCAGCTCGCCGAGCTGATCCGTTTGCGAATGCCGCACGTCGAGATGCTCCGGTTCGTTTCGAGTGGAACGGAGGCGACCATGAGTGCAATTCGTGTCGCGCGCGCATTCACCGCGCGCGATGCGATCGTGAAATTCGCGGGCTGCTATCATGGCCACGCCGATTCCTTTCTTGTCCGGGCGGGGTCTGGCGTTGCGACACTCGGGCTCGCTGATTCTCCAGGCGTTCCTGCCGCGCTTGCTTCTCTCACGCTGACGGCCCCTTTCAACGACCTCGCTGCGACGCGCGATCTGGTCCGAACCGCGAAAGGCGGAGTAGCGGCAATCATCGTCGAGCCGGTGGTGGGAAATGCAGGATTTATCGCGCCAACAGCGGAGTTTCTTCCGGGGTTACGGGAAATCGCTGACGAATGGGGCGCGCTGCTCGTCTTTGACGAGGTGATGACTGGTTTCAGGATCGCGCCCGGCGGTGCGCAGGAGCGCTTCGGTGTAACGGCCGATATCACGACTCTGGGAAAAGTGATCGGCGGCGGGTTACCGGCCGCAGCCTATGGCGGACGCAGAGAAATCATGGAGCGGGTTGCACCGGCGGGGCCTGTGTATCAGGCCGGCACACTTTCGGGCAATCCACTCGCGATGGCCGCCGGGCTCGCGACCCTGACGGCTCTCACGCGCGACCTCCATGAAATCATTGAACGGCGTACGGCAACGCTTGTCTCCGGGTTGCGGGAGATGGGTGCGCGGCTGGGCGTTCCAATCACGGCGGAATCAGCCGGCTCGATGTGGGGTTTTTTCTTCAGCGATGCACCAGTCCATGACTTCGAATCTGCGAAAGGGAGTGATATGAAAATGTTCAGACGGTTTTTTCACGCCGCACTCGACCGGGGCGTGTATCTGGCTCCGTCGGCATTCGAAGCGGGCTTCATGTCAGCTGCGCACGGCGACGCAGTGGTGGGGCACGCGCTTTCGCGGATGGAAGACGCGATGCTGAGTGCCCGTGCATAG
- a CDS encoding sigma-54 dependent transcriptional regulator, which produces MSGRVLVVDDEQGIRAALGQLLEYEGYEVRSASNAADGIAEYQKWKPNLTFLDIKMAGMDGLEALKRIRELDPVATVVMISGHATIRTAVEATQLGAYEILEKPLDTDRILVMLRNVFEHINLRDENRRLQGGGGSPYEIVGNSPAMRALVEKIEKVGTTPARVLITGENGTGKELVARALHRHSARASKTFIEVNCAAIPGELIESELFGHMKGSFTGATADRPGKFEQANHGTLFLDEIGDMSMAAQAKVLRVLQDNVITRIGGAKPISVDVRVVAATNKNLETEIAAGRFREDLYYRLNVVPIHVPPLREHSADIPDLVAHFVTVLSQREGITPRRISESAIERLMSLDWAGNVRELRNTVERMLILATGLELSAKDVDRLAGARVADDTGLASLTACRTFEEFKEAAERAYLLGKLREFDWNVSETARAVEMPRSNLYKKIERYSLTREHS; this is translated from the coding sequence GTGAGCGGTCGCGTACTCGTCGTCGACGACGAGCAGGGAATTCGGGCGGCGCTCGGCCAGCTGCTCGAGTATGAGGGCTACGAGGTGCGTTCCGCTTCCAATGCGGCGGACGGCATTGCTGAATATCAGAAATGGAAGCCCAACCTCACCTTTCTGGATATAAAGATGGCTGGGATGGACGGCCTCGAAGCGTTGAAGCGCATCAGGGAGCTGGACCCCGTCGCAACGGTGGTGATGATCAGCGGGCACGCAACAATCAGGACCGCCGTCGAAGCGACGCAGCTGGGTGCGTACGAGATACTGGAGAAGCCGCTCGATACTGATCGCATCCTTGTAATGCTGCGAAATGTCTTCGAACACATCAACCTGCGCGACGAAAACCGACGGCTGCAGGGTGGCGGGGGCTCACCGTACGAGATCGTCGGCAACTCCCCGGCGATGCGCGCGCTGGTTGAGAAGATCGAGAAAGTTGGAACCACCCCCGCACGCGTTCTCATCACCGGGGAAAACGGAACCGGCAAGGAACTCGTCGCACGAGCACTGCATCGGCATTCCGCGCGCGCAAGCAAGACTTTTATCGAGGTCAATTGTGCGGCCATTCCCGGCGAGTTGATCGAGAGCGAGCTGTTCGGCCACATGAAAGGCTCGTTCACCGGCGCGACTGCCGATCGGCCCGGTAAATTCGAACAGGCAAATCACGGCACGCTGTTTCTTGACGAGATTGGCGACATGAGTATGGCCGCGCAGGCCAAGGTTCTCCGCGTGCTGCAGGACAACGTCATCACGCGCATCGGCGGAGCAAAGCCAATTTCTGTCGACGTGCGCGTCGTTGCCGCCACCAACAAGAATCTGGAGACCGAGATCGCTGCCGGTCGTTTCCGTGAGGATCTGTACTACCGGCTCAATGTCGTGCCGATACATGTTCCGCCGTTGCGCGAGCACAGCGCCGACATTCCGGACCTGGTGGCGCACTTTGTCACGGTGTTATCCCAGCGCGAGGGAATCACTCCGAGGCGTATCAGCGAAAGCGCCATCGAGCGGCTGATGTCGCTCGACTGGGCGGGCAATGTTCGCGAACTGCGCAACACCGTCGAGCGCATGCTGATTCTCGCAACAGGGCTCGAGCTCTCCGCGAAAGATGTAGATCGCCTTGCGGGCGCACGCGTTGCGGATGATACGGGCCTTGCGAGCCTTACTGCGTGCCGCACTTTCGAAGAGTTCAAGGAAGCTGCAGAGCGGGCATACCTTCTTGGGAAGCTCCGCGAGTTCGATTGGAATGTCTCCGAGACCGCACGCGCCGTGGAAATGCCGCGGTCCAACCTTTACAAGAAAATCGAGCGGTATTCGCTGACTCGAGAACACTCCTAG
- a CDS encoding Gfo/Idh/MocA family oxidoreductase, with protein MPDDIRLGLVGAGAIAQLAHLPVLSRIRGAQLVAICDNDGPKAGALAQRMGVPDVFTDIDELLDFDQLDAVVVATPNHLHEPHVLRALKSRVHVLCERPLSLTSGGVRRILDTAEKAGRMVVVGNNHRFRSDVQQLSRFLLGGELGRLIGMRGGQYQFRTAQQGWRASKAEAGGGAFLEYGYPILDLALWLSDFPEPVRVSAQMDRSRPGAVEDTMLVQLECANKVSFSIDVSWAYVGQEERWWFEVLSSRGSARLSPLRVVKELNGRPTNVSPTGAAARESVFLQSYRAELAHFVAVVKEEIAYEPPDDQLKVMRVMEAIYKSADEGREITF; from the coding sequence ATGCCTGACGACATCCGACTCGGCCTGGTTGGAGCCGGCGCTATCGCGCAGCTTGCGCACCTCCCGGTCTTGTCGCGCATTCGCGGCGCGCAACTCGTCGCCATTTGCGACAACGACGGACCCAAGGCCGGCGCGCTCGCTCAGCGAATGGGCGTGCCCGATGTGTTCACCGACATCGACGAGCTGCTTGATTTTGACCAGCTCGACGCAGTCGTGGTTGCAACGCCGAATCATCTTCATGAGCCACATGTTCTGCGGGCCCTGAAATCGCGCGTGCATGTTCTTTGTGAGCGGCCACTGTCGCTTACGTCGGGCGGGGTGCGGCGCATTCTCGACACTGCGGAGAAAGCCGGCCGCATGGTCGTGGTGGGCAACAACCATCGTTTTCGCAGCGACGTTCAACAGCTGAGCAGGTTCCTGCTGGGCGGTGAGCTGGGGCGGCTTATCGGAATGCGCGGCGGACAATACCAGTTTCGGACTGCGCAGCAGGGATGGCGAGCCAGCAAGGCGGAAGCTGGAGGCGGGGCGTTTCTGGAATACGGATATCCCATTCTCGACCTCGCACTGTGGCTGTCCGATTTCCCTGAGCCAGTTCGGGTCAGCGCGCAAATGGATCGGTCGCGACCGGGCGCCGTCGAGGACACGATGCTCGTGCAGCTCGAGTGCGCGAACAAGGTGAGCTTCAGCATTGATGTGTCGTGGGCTTATGTCGGTCAGGAGGAACGCTGGTGGTTCGAGGTACTGTCGAGCAGGGGCAGTGCACGTCTCTCGCCATTGCGGGTAGTCAAGGAGCTCAACGGCCGTCCCACCAACGTCTCACCGACCGGCGCGGCTGCGCGAGAGAGCGTGTTCCTCCAGTCGTATCGTGCCGAGCTTGCGCACTTTGTTGCCGTGGTTAAGGAAGAGATCGCTTATGAGCCGCCGGACGACCAGCTCAAGGTGATGAGGGTCATGGAGGCGATCTACAAATCGGCCGACGAGGGTCGTGAGATAACGTTTTGA
- the rimO gene encoding 30S ribosomal protein S12 methylthiotransferase RimO, with amino-acid sequence MKVGFITLGCDKNTVDSERYLAELAGYGGEYTSNLSAADVIIVNTCGFIDAAKKESIDAMIEAARYKTEGLCKAVVGIGCMIERHKSELESALPEIDLFLGASEVGRLAQELTERGILGAEPMALHPGVRLYTGDLAHVRYLKISEGCDHGCAFCAIPLMRGRHRSFSRDELIREAQLLELQGARELNLVAQDLAHYGRDRRDGVYLAELLESLLAETSIPWFRMLYLYSAGITPRLLDVVASHRRIVPYIDMPMQHAADNVLARMRRPERKRTIRQKVANLRNALPDVAIRTTCIVGFPGETDADFDELLEFLEEVQFDRVGAFTYSTQDGTRAATMADDVPEAIKRERLERLTELQRAVTTERYDGRVGQLARAIVDRPDLAGGISMARLPWQADDIDGITYIDQVLAPGTFADVAVEEVVDDYDFRASVVRVVASPGVARMPVMSRTLPMAAQTIGSYGR; translated from the coding sequence GTGAAAGTCGGCTTCATCACCCTCGGTTGCGACAAGAACACGGTCGACAGCGAGCGTTATCTTGCCGAGCTTGCCGGATACGGAGGCGAATACACGTCGAATCTCTCCGCGGCGGACGTCATCATCGTCAATACATGTGGCTTCATCGACGCTGCAAAAAAGGAATCGATCGATGCGATGATCGAAGCCGCGCGATACAAGACCGAAGGGTTGTGCAAAGCGGTGGTGGGAATTGGGTGCATGATTGAGAGGCACAAGAGCGAGCTTGAAAGCGCCCTTCCCGAGATCGATTTGTTTTTGGGGGCGTCCGAGGTTGGACGACTGGCCCAGGAGTTGACCGAAAGGGGAATTCTGGGCGCGGAGCCGATGGCGCTGCACCCGGGTGTACGGCTTTACACCGGCGACCTGGCCCATGTGCGTTACCTCAAGATCAGCGAAGGTTGCGACCACGGCTGCGCGTTCTGCGCGATTCCCCTCATGCGAGGCCGGCACCGGTCATTTTCGCGCGATGAGCTGATTCGCGAGGCGCAGCTGCTCGAACTTCAGGGAGCGCGCGAATTGAATCTCGTCGCCCAGGATCTGGCGCACTACGGACGCGACCGCCGGGATGGAGTGTACCTGGCCGAACTCCTCGAATCACTCCTGGCGGAAACTTCCATTCCGTGGTTCAGGATGCTCTACCTGTATTCGGCGGGCATCACTCCGCGGCTTCTCGACGTGGTCGCGTCTCACCGGCGCATTGTGCCCTATATCGACATGCCGATGCAGCATGCCGCTGACAACGTGCTGGCCCGCATGCGGCGACCAGAGCGCAAGCGGACGATTCGCCAGAAGGTGGCCAACCTCCGTAATGCGCTTCCAGATGTCGCCATCCGCACAACCTGTATCGTCGGATTCCCGGGAGAGACAGATGCGGATTTTGATGAGTTGCTGGAGTTTCTCGAGGAAGTACAGTTCGACCGCGTAGGCGCTTTTACTTATTCGACGCAGGACGGGACGCGGGCGGCAACGATGGCCGACGACGTCCCCGAAGCGATCAAACGGGAGCGGCTGGAGCGGCTGACGGAATTGCAGCGAGCGGTGACCACCGAGCGATACGACGGGCGGGTCGGCCAACTCGCGAGGGCGATTGTCGACCGCCCCGATCTGGCCGGCGGGATATCCATGGCGCGCCTTCCCTGGCAGGCAGACGATATAGATGGGATCACATACATCGATCAGGTACTGGCGCCCGGAACGTTCGCGGACGTGGCGGTGGAAGAAGTAGTGGATGACTACGACTTCCGCGCATCTGTGGTCCGCGTCGTCGCATCCCCGGGAGTTGCGCGGATGCCGGTAATGAGCCGTACACTCCCGATGGCTGCCCAGACAATCGGAAGTTATGGGCGCTAA
- a CDS encoding YajQ family cyclic di-GMP-binding protein: MASQSSFDVTTSVDLQEVDNAVNQAQKEIAQRYDFKGALAEIDFKRAENTIDLTTDSDFKMDALFDVLQSKLLKRGVPVKNLEIGENKPGGGDRVNRQIKLKMSLDGDTAKKVAASIKEAKLKKVQAAIQGDQVRVTSPSRDDLQEAMSLLRTKDFGVELQFGNYR; this comes from the coding sequence ATGGCATCACAGTCCTCATTCGACGTGACGACGAGCGTCGACCTCCAGGAGGTCGACAACGCCGTCAATCAGGCCCAGAAAGAGATCGCCCAGCGATACGATTTCAAGGGAGCACTCGCCGAGATCGATTTCAAGCGTGCGGAAAACACGATCGATCTGACAACCGACAGTGACTTCAAAATGGACGCACTATTCGACGTTCTTCAGTCGAAGCTCCTCAAGCGCGGTGTGCCGGTGAAGAATCTGGAGATCGGTGAGAACAAGCCGGGTGGGGGCGATCGCGTGAACCGGCAGATCAAGCTGAAAATGTCGCTCGATGGCGACACTGCGAAGAAAGTGGCGGCCTCCATCAAGGAAGCAAAGCTGAAAAAAGTGCAGGCGGCGATTCAGGGCGATCAGGTGCGCGTCACTTCGCCCTCCCGCGATGATCTTCAGGAAGCGATGAGCCTGCTCCGCACGAAAGATTTCGGAGTCGAGCTGCAGTTCGGAAACTACAGGTAA
- a CDS encoding RNA polymerase sigma factor RpoD/SigA: protein MAVSVTRKTQYDEGSLDQYLRDISVYPLITREQEVSLAQRIRTNDQEALDTLVRSNLRFVVSVAKKYQNQGVSLSDLINEGNLGLIRAAHKFDETKGIKFISYAVWWIRQSILQALAEQSRIVRVPLNRAGALHRIGKRASSLLQELGRQPTHLEIAQGLDITEEEVAKTMLISQVHLSLDAPMTPGEDNRLLDYLPDTTNRTPDEATFEKALTEAIEESLSGLKERESKILRLYFGLDGEDPMTLEDIGTLLGITRERVRQIKEKALLKLRHNSRRRALESFLG from the coding sequence ATGGCGGTCTCGGTCACTCGAAAGACGCAATACGATGAAGGGTCGCTGGACCAGTATCTCCGGGATATCAGCGTTTATCCGCTGATTACCAGAGAGCAGGAAGTGAGTCTCGCTCAGCGGATTCGCACCAATGACCAGGAAGCGCTCGACACTCTCGTCAGGTCGAATCTGCGTTTTGTCGTCTCCGTCGCCAAGAAGTACCAGAATCAGGGCGTGTCGCTATCCGACCTGATCAACGAAGGGAATCTGGGGCTCATCCGCGCGGCCCACAAATTCGACGAAACGAAAGGCATAAAATTCATTTCGTACGCGGTGTGGTGGATCAGACAGTCGATTCTTCAGGCGCTCGCCGAGCAGTCGAGAATTGTAAGGGTTCCCTTGAATCGAGCCGGCGCGCTGCATCGTATCGGGAAGCGCGCGAGTTCACTGCTTCAGGAGCTGGGACGTCAGCCCACCCATCTCGAAATTGCGCAGGGCCTCGACATCACCGAGGAAGAAGTAGCGAAGACGATGCTCATCTCGCAGGTGCATCTGTCGCTCGATGCGCCGATGACGCCCGGAGAGGACAACCGGCTCCTCGACTACCTCCCGGATACAACCAATCGCACTCCCGACGAAGCAACCTTCGAGAAGGCTCTGACAGAGGCGATCGAGGAATCGTTGTCCGGCCTCAAGGAGCGCGAGTCTAAAATCCTGCGGCTCTACTTCGGGCTCGATGGAGAGGATCCGATGACTCTCGAGGATATTGGAACTCTGCTGGGAATCACCCGCGAGCGGGTAAGGCAGATCAAGGAAAAAGCACTGCTCAAGCTCCGGCATAATTCGAGGCGGAGGGCGCTCGAATCTTTCCTCGGTTAG
- the lepB gene encoding signal peptidase I: MIFNERRLSSPLVRANKPASAGLRFLWEWLRSVIVALALFFVIRSFFVEAFKIPTGSMEGTLLVGDFLLVNKLVYGAEVPFTGVRLPALRMPARGDVVVFQWPVDKSKNFVKRIVGLPGDTLQMREGDLVRNGRRQRESYVSHTAPGSDVSGEEFNWQLSYLLRARAKHDIVSLSPVQVPSLEASPGYHPSRNNWGPLIVPEGNYFVLGDNRDNSLDSRYWGFVADSLVRGQPLVVYYSYVPDGAVKLDWLTRVRWKRFGEMIQ; this comes from the coding sequence ATGATCTTCAACGAACGACGACTGAGTAGTCCTCTCGTCCGGGCAAACAAGCCTGCGAGCGCCGGCCTCAGGTTTCTGTGGGAGTGGCTGCGATCGGTTATCGTTGCGCTCGCCCTCTTCTTCGTGATTCGCTCGTTCTTTGTTGAGGCATTCAAGATTCCGACCGGCAGCATGGAGGGCACATTGCTGGTCGGTGATTTTCTGCTGGTCAACAAACTGGTTTACGGGGCCGAGGTTCCGTTCACCGGAGTAAGGTTGCCGGCGTTGCGAATGCCGGCGCGTGGCGATGTCGTGGTGTTTCAGTGGCCCGTGGACAAGAGCAAGAACTTCGTCAAACGGATTGTTGGATTGCCTGGCGATACCCTGCAGATGCGTGAGGGCGACCTCGTGCGTAACGGCAGGCGGCAGCGCGAGTCATACGTGTCGCATACGGCCCCCGGTTCCGACGTTTCCGGGGAAGAGTTCAACTGGCAGCTGAGTTATCTGCTCCGCGCACGCGCGAAACATGACATCGTGTCGCTTTCGCCGGTGCAGGTTCCTTCTCTCGAGGCCAGTCCGGGCTACCATCCCTCCCGTAACAACTGGGGACCGCTGATCGTCCCTGAGGGAAACTACTTCGTGCTCGGCGACAATCGCGACAATTCCCTCGACAGCCGCTATTGGGGATTTGTGGCGGACTCTCTTGTGCGTGGCCAGCCGTTAGTGGTCTATTATAGCTACGTTCCCGATGGCGCCGTGAAACTCGACTGGCTCACGCGGGTTCGATGGAAAAGGTTCGGCGAAATGATTCAGTGA
- a CDS encoding SpoIID/LytB domain-containing protein produces MPVHRAAAIALAGAVACASALPRGGDQPGSDPDAVSAADRSDQPVRVALAIAARSPKIGGTGSWAIYNRNSANLVTRGTAGTTMRVERRNGQLVAIREDGSVTSRFTGPLIVRAATPGTFLTHEGKRYRGEFVITPSADAILVVNRLGVESYLRGVVPLEIGNRIAGEEAAVEAQAVAARSYSYIKMAEAGSRAFDMYSSVQDQVYGGADAEKPMADAAVATTANMVLRYGGRIVNTPYSSTCGGSTAAVQEVWWRESPKPHLQPVSDRVPGSDKFYCDASPRFRWTSTFEKSELKETLEKYLGQYTRGAEPSVAPNPTAPRVSVGTVRSSRVEGRTASDRVSTLSVQTSGGNYALRGNDIRFVLRTPTGTILNSTYFTAETTIDGSGEVSRLTLRGGGYGHGIGMCQWGAIGRARAGQDYRTILTTYYPGTTVGSVN; encoded by the coding sequence GTGCCCGTGCATAGGGCGGCGGCGATTGCGCTTGCCGGCGCCGTTGCATGTGCATCAGCGTTGCCGCGGGGGGGCGACCAACCCGGTTCGGACCCCGATGCCGTTTCCGCCGCGGATCGCAGCGACCAGCCGGTCAGGGTGGCACTGGCGATTGCGGCGCGATCGCCGAAAATTGGCGGCACCGGCTCCTGGGCGATTTACAATCGCAACAGTGCCAACCTGGTTACCCGCGGCACCGCCGGCACTACAATGCGGGTGGAAAGGCGCAACGGGCAGCTGGTCGCCATTAGAGAAGATGGTTCGGTAACGTCGCGATTCACGGGGCCGTTGATCGTGCGCGCTGCAACCCCCGGGACGTTTCTCACCCATGAGGGCAAACGCTACCGGGGCGAGTTCGTCATTACGCCGAGTGCCGATGCAATTCTTGTCGTGAATCGCCTCGGTGTGGAATCCTACTTGAGGGGGGTGGTTCCGCTCGAAATCGGAAATCGCATCGCTGGCGAAGAGGCAGCGGTGGAGGCGCAGGCAGTCGCTGCGCGGAGTTACTCTTACATAAAGATGGCCGAAGCCGGAAGCCGCGCGTTTGATATGTACTCGTCGGTTCAGGATCAGGTGTACGGCGGTGCAGACGCTGAAAAACCGATGGCCGACGCTGCGGTGGCGACAACCGCGAATATGGTCTTGCGGTACGGCGGAAGGATTGTCAACACTCCGTACAGCTCCACGTGCGGGGGCAGCACGGCAGCGGTGCAGGAAGTCTGGTGGCGCGAATCTCCCAAGCCGCATCTCCAGCCGGTAAGCGATCGAGTTCCCGGCTCCGACAAGTTCTATTGCGACGCATCACCCCGGTTCCGCTGGACCAGCACATTCGAGAAAAGCGAGCTGAAGGAAACTCTTGAAAAATATCTGGGCCAGTACACGAGAGGGGCTGAGCCAAGCGTTGCGCCGAACCCCACCGCCCCGCGGGTCTCGGTGGGCACTGTGAGGTCGTCGCGGGTGGAGGGCCGGACGGCGTCGGACCGCGTCTCCACGCTCAGCGTTCAGACGTCGGGCGGCAACTATGCGCTTCGGGGCAACGATATCAGATTTGTTCTGCGCACACCGACAGGAACAATTCTCAACAGTACGTATTTCACTGCTGAAACCACCATCGACGGCTCGGGCGAGGTCTCCCGGCTGACGCTTCGCGGCGGCGGCTACGGCCATGGAATCGGAATGTGCCAGTGGGGTGCCATCGGCAGGGCGCGCGCAGGACAGGATTATCGCACCATTCTCACCACGTACTATCCCGGCACGACCGTCGGAAGCGTGAATTGA
- a CDS encoding aldehyde dehydrogenase family protein, producing the protein MKQFNNFIGGAWVAPDSGEYFENRNPANSDDVIGRFPLSGPADVDRAVRSATRGFADWRSTPAPARGDVLRIVGDIMATRKEEIADAMTREMGKPLTETRGDVQEGIDTAYYAASEGRRLFGHTVPSELRNKWAMSYRRPIGVAGIICPFNFPMAIPTWKMFPALVCGNACVFKPAEDVPHTATILVEILLEAGLPPEVIQLIHGTGEEVGAAIVEHPGVPLISFTGSTETGSIVGAICGRMHKRLSLEMGGKNAQIVMADADLDLALEGALWGAFGTTGQRCTATSRLILHTGIHDRFLSMLVDRARTLKLGDGRKEGTDVGPMISEAAVDKVERYIDIGQADGADLLCGGRRPDDGKLGKGNFFEPTIFARVEAGSRLEQEEIFGPVLSVVRVASADEAFTVNNDVRYGLSSSIYTRDVNVAFRALNDLDNGITYVNAPTIGAEAHLPFGGVKQTGNGHREGGWQVYEFYSETKVGYADFSGTLQRAQIDNYLGAPD; encoded by the coding sequence ATGAAACAGTTCAATAATTTTATCGGGGGCGCGTGGGTCGCTCCCGACTCCGGCGAATACTTCGAAAATCGGAATCCTGCCAATAGCGACGATGTGATTGGCCGCTTCCCGTTATCAGGACCAGCGGACGTGGATCGGGCTGTCAGGAGCGCCACGCGCGGCTTTGCAGACTGGCGCTCGACGCCGGCGCCGGCCCGCGGCGACGTGTTGCGGATAGTCGGTGACATCATGGCGACAAGGAAGGAAGAAATCGCCGACGCAATGACACGCGAGATGGGCAAGCCGCTCACAGAGACACGCGGAGACGTTCAGGAGGGCATAGACACTGCCTACTATGCGGCAAGCGAAGGCCGCCGACTCTTCGGGCACACCGTGCCGAGCGAGCTGCGCAACAAGTGGGCAATGAGCTACCGTCGTCCGATCGGCGTTGCCGGAATCATCTGTCCGTTCAATTTCCCGATGGCGATCCCAACGTGGAAGATGTTTCCCGCGCTCGTCTGCGGAAACGCGTGCGTATTCAAGCCGGCCGAGGATGTTCCGCACACCGCTACGATCCTGGTGGAGATACTGCTGGAGGCGGGGTTACCGCCCGAAGTGATTCAGCTGATCCATGGAACGGGCGAGGAGGTGGGAGCCGCAATTGTCGAACATCCGGGCGTGCCGCTGATCTCGTTCACAGGTTCCACTGAGACCGGCAGCATTGTCGGCGCCATTTGCGGCCGCATGCACAAGCGGTTGTCGCTCGAGATGGGAGGCAAGAATGCACAGATAGTAATGGCCGATGCCGATCTGGATCTTGCTCTGGAGGGGGCGCTCTGGGGGGCATTTGGTACCACTGGCCAGCGCTGCACCGCGACAAGCCGCCTCATCCTGCACACAGGAATACACGACCGCTTTTTGAGTATGCTCGTCGACAGGGCGCGCACGCTCAAACTGGGTGACGGCCGCAAGGAGGGAACGGACGTAGGTCCGATGATCAGCGAGGCCGCGGTCGACAAGGTTGAACGCTACATAGACATTGGACAGGCTGATGGCGCTGACCTGCTTTGCGGTGGTCGCCGCCCGGATGATGGCAAGCTCGGGAAGGGCAATTTTTTCGAGCCAACGATTTTTGCGCGGGTCGAGGCAGGCTCCCGGCTTGAACAGGAGGAGATATTCGGGCCTGTTCTATCGGTAGTCCGGGTGGCGAGCGCGGATGAAGCGTTTACTGTCAACAATGACGTCAGGTACGGATTGTCGTCATCCATCTACACGCGGGACGTGAACGTTGCTTTCCGCGCCCTGAACGATCTGGATAATGGTATCACGTACGTCAACGCTCCAACGATCGGTGCCGAGGCACACCTGCCCTTCGGCGGTGTAAAACAGACTGGTAACGGACACCGTGAAGGCGGCTGGCAGGTCTATGAATTCTATTCGGAGACCAAGGTCGGGTATGCGGATTTTTCGGGTACACTGCAGCGTGCACAGATCGACAATTATCTGGGTGCCCCGGATTGA